A section of the Acidobacterium capsulatum ATCC 51196 genome encodes:
- a CDS encoding SGNH/GDSL hydrolase family protein, which yields MLTLACRSLSKALLPLALSACLTSAGLAAPISVHPVTQPPVLHPLAMQTGGRMLITPEANAAEFGGEQYTSQWPGSYFRAAFKGRDVYFRVGKAHEILHIRVDGQKVGMLVKPVPGVYEIDGLSDGPHTVGVYVATESQSGPNTFDGFAIPAGEKGLRVPRQKRQIEFIGDSYTVGYGNLSPTRTCTTQQVWARTDDTQAFGPRVARHYHAAYQVNAISGRGVVRNYNGFAADTVPEAYPYTLFNKQQRYENPAWKPQVIVVGLGTNDFTTKLHAGEPWKTRAALHADYEATYAKFLQSLRARHPHALMIVWAADVAKGEVAAQASKVVDHLQGQGDKRIVFAEIRGLQFHACDSHPTLQDDKAIAARLIQVIDARKGVWRR from the coding sequence ATGCTGACTCTTGCTTGCCGCTCCCTGTCGAAAGCTCTGTTGCCACTTGCGCTCTCTGCCTGCCTGACCTCGGCCGGGCTGGCTGCGCCTATTTCGGTACATCCGGTGACGCAGCCGCCAGTGCTGCATCCTTTGGCAATGCAGACGGGCGGGCGCATGCTCATCACACCTGAGGCCAATGCGGCTGAGTTTGGGGGTGAGCAATACACATCGCAGTGGCCGGGCAGCTATTTTCGCGCGGCTTTCAAAGGCAGAGATGTGTATTTTCGTGTGGGCAAGGCGCATGAGATTTTGCACATCCGGGTGGATGGGCAAAAGGTGGGCATGCTGGTGAAGCCGGTGCCGGGCGTTTATGAAATAGACGGGTTGAGCGATGGACCCCACACGGTGGGGGTCTACGTCGCCACTGAAAGCCAGTCTGGGCCAAACACCTTTGATGGATTCGCGATTCCCGCAGGTGAGAAAGGGCTGCGCGTGCCGCGACAGAAGCGCCAGATCGAGTTCATTGGCGACTCCTACACGGTGGGGTACGGGAATCTTTCCCCCACGCGCACCTGCACCACGCAGCAGGTGTGGGCCCGCACGGATGATACGCAGGCCTTCGGTCCTCGGGTGGCCAGGCACTATCACGCGGCTTATCAGGTGAATGCGATCTCAGGGCGCGGCGTGGTGCGCAATTACAACGGCTTTGCCGCTGACACGGTTCCCGAAGCGTATCCGTACACTCTGTTCAACAAGCAGCAGCGGTATGAAAACCCTGCATGGAAGCCGCAGGTGATCGTGGTTGGGCTTGGCACCAATGACTTCACCACGAAGCTGCATGCCGGCGAGCCGTGGAAGACGCGCGCCGCGCTGCATGCGGACTATGAAGCTACGTATGCGAAGTTTCTGCAGTCGTTGCGCGCCCGTCATCCCCACGCGCTCATGATCGTCTGGGCCGCCGATGTTGCCAAAGGAGAAGTCGCTGCTCAGGCCAGCAAGGTGGTCGATCACCTGCAGGGGCAGGGAGACAAGCGCATTGTCTTTGCGGAGATTCGTGGACTCCAGTTCCATGCGTGCGATTCGCATCCGACGCTGCAGGATGACAAGGCGATCGCAGCGAGGCTCATCCAGGTGATTGACGCGCGCAAGGGCGTCTGGCGGCGTTGA
- a CDS encoding TetR family transcriptional regulator, giving the protein MPASDCEVRDPRIRRTRQMLQSALLTLMQSRAFDEIAVQDIAEAATVNRATFYDHYTDKYDLLRATIAGGFHQLLAERNVSFDGTCPSAALAIILAACDFLVQGHAEGRCNKQSAFAPLVDEAITTAIRRVLAAGMAGAAAASPRPARALSMDEQMRATAASAAIYSAAREWFQTPKHPPAEKIAPVILKMVLPLLTAQEEDVANAR; this is encoded by the coding sequence ATGCCTGCTTCTGACTGCGAAGTTCGCGATCCACGCATCCGGCGCACGCGGCAAATGCTTCAATCCGCGCTGCTTACGCTGATGCAGAGCCGCGCCTTCGATGAGATCGCTGTGCAGGACATTGCCGAAGCCGCCACCGTCAATCGCGCCACCTTCTATGACCACTACACCGACAAATACGACCTGCTGAGGGCGACCATCGCCGGGGGCTTTCATCAACTGCTCGCCGAGCGCAATGTGAGCTTTGACGGCACCTGCCCTTCGGCGGCCCTCGCAATCATTCTGGCGGCCTGCGATTTTCTGGTACAGGGTCATGCCGAAGGCCGCTGCAACAAGCAGAGCGCTTTTGCGCCCCTGGTGGACGAGGCGATTACCACAGCCATTCGCCGCGTGCTGGCTGCCGGCATGGCGGGCGCCGCAGCAGCCTCGCCCCGCCCGGCGCGGGCCCTTTCCATGGACGAGCAGATGCGCGCCACCGCCGCCAGCGCCGCAATCTACAGCGCCGCCAGGGAGTGGTTTCAAACGCCGAAGCATCCCCCGGCCGAGAAGATCGCTCCGGTGATTCTGAAGATGGTGTTGCCCTTGCTGACAGCGCAGGAAGAAGACGTGGCAAACGCAAGGTGA
- a CDS encoding FMN-dependent NADH-azoreductase yields the protein MLTLLRLDSSPLETSVSRALTDEFVAAWKAAHPDGVVIVRDLTLAPPPPVDAVWIGACFTPPPQRTAEQNDRLALSDAFLEELERADEYAIGVAMHNFSIPAVLKLWIDQVVRVGRTFAYSDGRPQGLLQGKKATILAATGGVYSAGTPAEGMNFLDPYLKTVLGFLGVRDIQVVTAGGTSQLRNPDVDREAFLEPVLQRVRETAA from the coding sequence TTGTTGACCCTGCTTCGTCTGGATTCGAGTCCGCTGGAAACCTCTGTCAGCCGCGCGCTGACGGACGAATTTGTCGCCGCCTGGAAAGCTGCCCACCCTGATGGGGTGGTGATTGTGCGCGATCTGACGCTGGCTCCGCCGCCGCCGGTCGACGCCGTGTGGATCGGCGCCTGCTTCACTCCGCCGCCGCAGCGCACTGCCGAGCAGAACGACAGGCTCGCGCTTTCGGATGCATTCCTGGAGGAACTGGAGCGCGCCGACGAATATGCGATTGGCGTGGCCATGCATAACTTTTCCATTCCCGCGGTGCTCAAGCTGTGGATCGATCAGGTGGTTCGCGTGGGACGCACCTTTGCCTACTCTGATGGCCGGCCGCAGGGCTTGCTTCAGGGGAAAAAGGCGACCATACTGGCGGCGACCGGTGGAGTCTACTCCGCAGGCACGCCGGCGGAGGGAATGAATTTTCTCGATCCCTACTTGAAAACGGTTCTGGGCTTTCTGGGAGTGCGGGACATCCAGGTGGTCACGGCGGGCGGCACATCGCAGCTACGCAATCCGGATGTGGACCGGGAGGCTTTTCTTGAGCCCGTTCTGCAACGGGTTCGCGAGACGGCCGCCTGA
- a CDS encoding ComEA family DNA-binding protein, whose amino-acid sequence MESTTGRAAARWMGICGLAAMFILTACSSAPANQQQSDARLRQQAAQATEKAKVDARVAAKQARHAASVAERKINDVAQGVREGIRKPAPGEPLHPVNVNTASQAELETLPGVGHETADSIMAHRPYQSRHDLITKGAISSREYDRLEADIQVN is encoded by the coding sequence ATGGAAAGCACCACAGGGCGCGCGGCGGCGCGATGGATGGGAATTTGCGGACTGGCGGCGATGTTTATCCTGACGGCGTGCAGCAGCGCCCCGGCCAATCAGCAGCAGAGTGATGCACGCCTGCGCCAGCAGGCGGCGCAGGCCACCGAAAAGGCCAAAGTGGATGCCCGCGTGGCCGCCAAACAGGCGCGGCATGCCGCCAGCGTGGCCGAGCGGAAGATCAATGACGTGGCGCAGGGCGTGCGGGAGGGCATTCGCAAACCCGCGCCCGGAGAGCCCCTGCACCCCGTCAACGTGAACACGGCCAGCCAGGCCGAGCTGGAGACGCTGCCCGGCGTGGGCCACGAGACGGCCGACAGCATTATGGCGCACCGGCCCTATCAAAGCCGCCATGACCTGATCACAAAGGGAGCGATCTCGTCGAGGGAGTACGACCGTCTGGAGGCTGACATCCAGGTGAATTAG
- a CDS encoding HesB/IscA family protein: MATATAAPETVKPATPLTLTDKAVEKVREIMATQDPLPSGLRIGVVGGGCSGFQYSMSFENQAGMMDKVLSFDNLKVYVDATSMMYLSGCVVDYVETLEAAGFKFENPSVKSTCGCGSSFSV; the protein is encoded by the coding sequence ATGGCAACCGCAACCGCTGCTCCTGAAACTGTAAAGCCCGCCACCCCGCTGACGCTGACCGACAAAGCGGTCGAGAAGGTGCGGGAGATCATGGCAACGCAGGACCCCCTGCCGTCCGGGCTGCGCATCGGCGTGGTCGGCGGCGGATGCTCCGGCTTTCAATATTCCATGTCGTTTGAGAACCAGGCCGGCATGATGGACAAGGTGCTGAGCTTTGACAATCTCAAGGTCTACGTAGACGCAACCTCGATGATGTACCTGAGCGGCTGCGTGGTCGATTACGTGGAGACGCTCGAAGCCGCTGGCTTCAAGTTTGAGAACCCCAGCGTGAAGAGCACCTGCGGCTGCGGTTCTTCCTTCAGCGTGTAA
- a CDS encoding PilN domain-containing protein has protein sequence MRITVNLASRPYVELRPVYQRLRLWVLILALAGTVLAYLLHMDRQSATAATAHVQSLDHQIKQLEQRREGYRALMQQPENAATLRQSNFLNGLFKRKAFSWTATMEDLENVLPSGVEVQSLQPIVHPDGHVVIRLRVLGPRDLGIDLIRNLEHSKYFASPRLASESLASRGNGNRRNVSANLPVYVNFDILADYRPLPHPATDNGTAKAPAKNHAKKPVAAARHKHSAAKPSPDVRSRKECP, from the coding sequence ATGCGCATCACCGTCAATCTCGCTTCCCGCCCTTATGTGGAGCTGCGCCCCGTCTATCAGCGGCTGCGGCTCTGGGTGCTGATTCTGGCGCTGGCAGGCACGGTGCTCGCCTACCTGCTGCACATGGATCGGCAGAGCGCCACTGCGGCCACCGCACACGTGCAGTCACTCGATCACCAGATCAAACAACTGGAGCAGCGCCGCGAGGGCTATCGCGCGCTGATGCAGCAGCCGGAGAATGCGGCCACGCTGCGGCAATCAAACTTTTTGAACGGGCTCTTCAAGCGCAAGGCCTTCTCCTGGACGGCAACCATGGAAGACCTTGAAAATGTGCTGCCCAGCGGCGTGGAAGTGCAGAGCCTGCAGCCGATTGTGCATCCGGATGGGCATGTTGTGATCCGGCTGCGCGTGCTCGGCCCGCGTGATCTGGGCATCGACCTCATCCGCAATCTGGAGCACTCGAAGTACTTCGCTTCGCCGCGCCTGGCAAGCGAATCACTGGCCTCCCGCGGCAACGGCAACCGGCGGAATGTGAGCGCCAATCTGCCGGTGTACGTGAACTTTGACATCCTGGCCGACTACCGCCCGCTGCCGCACCCGGCGACGGATAACGGGACGGCTAAGGCTCCTGCAAAGAACCATGCCAAAAAGCCCGTCGCAGCCGCGCGGCACAAGCATTCTGCCGCAAAACCATCGCCCGATGTGCGTTCGCGAAAGGAGTGCCCGTGA
- the pilM gene encoding type IV pilus biogenesis protein PilM — translation MSARRPAAKGADQSLQFHTAPLPPGAIAAGLKTPNCVQAAALTEAVRSALDQTEARTRNVTVIVPDATARIFLLDFDSLPSREREALPILRFRLRKLVPFEVDDAAISYQILQQLPAQVRTLVVAMPGPVRAEYESVIRAAGYEPGAMMTSTLASLAALQSTEPALLVNRSGGSITTAIARQDELLLHRTLELPPQPDLLQEELAQSVTVAVAYFEDTMQSIPTSVYYAGPGGAASFAELVQNGDPLAPRIRDLAPAPTHPQLAGLTAGVTGALAS, via the coding sequence GTGTCCGCACGGCGGCCAGCAGCCAAAGGCGCTGACCAGTCTCTGCAGTTTCATACCGCGCCGTTGCCGCCGGGTGCGATTGCCGCCGGCCTGAAGACGCCCAACTGCGTGCAGGCAGCCGCGCTGACTGAAGCCGTGCGCAGCGCGCTCGACCAGACCGAGGCGCGCACCCGAAACGTCACCGTGATTGTTCCGGACGCAACCGCGCGCATCTTTCTGCTGGACTTTGACTCGCTGCCCTCCCGCGAGCGCGAGGCGCTGCCCATTCTGCGCTTCCGGCTGCGCAAGCTGGTTCCATTTGAAGTGGATGATGCCGCCATCAGCTACCAGATTCTGCAGCAGCTTCCAGCCCAGGTTCGCACGCTGGTGGTAGCCATGCCCGGCCCGGTGCGCGCGGAATACGAGTCCGTAATACGCGCCGCCGGATACGAGCCGGGAGCAATGATGACCAGTACGCTGGCCTCACTGGCGGCCCTGCAGAGCACCGAACCCGCACTGCTGGTGAACCGCAGCGGCGGCTCCATCACCACTGCCATTGCCCGCCAGGATGAACTGCTGCTGCATCGCACGCTCGAGCTGCCACCGCAGCCGGATCTGCTGCAGGAGGAGCTGGCGCAATCTGTGACTGTGGCGGTAGCTTATTTTGAAGACACGATGCAGTCCATTCCCACCTCGGTCTACTATGCCGGGCCGGGCGGCGCGGCCAGCTTTGCCGAGCTGGTGCAAAATGGCGATCCGCTGGCGCCGCGCATTCGCGATCTTGCGCCCGCACCCACTCATCCTCAACTGGCCGGGCTCACCGCCGGCGTGACAGGAGCGCTCGCAAGCTGA
- a CDS encoding GspE/PulE family protein → MADIPVMAIPTEVDEVTHAQTLARRYRCEFIDLKNFRIQHEVIRSVPVELMFRYNFVPLEQQEDRIVIAVSDPSRLMVLDEISSLLGQRVLTRVATLSQITDLLKKTEQSQRVLDEASEGLTFDVISSEDNPDENISIEKLTSEEDISPIIRLVDTTIFTALERRASDIHIETYDDSVVIKYRIDGVLQAAMAPIAREHHQTILSRIKVMSELDIAERRVPQDGRFRVRYKTRLIDFRVSIMPTVHGENAVLRVLDKESMSEKFRQLTLDVVGFHEDDLRRFRRYIREPYGMVLVTGPTGSGKTTTLYAALNEIKSDEDKIITIEDPVEYQIRGITQIPVNEKKGLTFARGLRSILRHDPDKILVGEIRDQETAQIAINSALTGHLVFTTVHANNVVDVLGRFLNMGVEAYNFVSALNCILAQRLVRTICDFCAHEVYYDDETLITGGLNPDEWRGFAFREGAGCIECGGTGYRGRTAIHELLDLTDPIREIILEKKPSSEVRRLAQQEGMQFLRESAIDRVRRGFTTLKEINKVTFIEAAR, encoded by the coding sequence ATGGCAGACATTCCGGTCATGGCGATTCCTACCGAGGTGGATGAGGTCACGCACGCGCAGACGCTCGCGCGCCGCTATCGCTGTGAGTTTATCGACCTCAAGAACTTTCGCATTCAGCATGAAGTCATTCGCAGCGTGCCGGTGGAGTTGATGTTCCGCTACAACTTTGTGCCGCTCGAACAGCAGGAAGACCGCATCGTGATCGCCGTCTCTGACCCCAGCCGGCTGATGGTGCTCGATGAGATTTCAAGCCTGCTGGGGCAGCGCGTGCTCACGCGCGTGGCCACGCTCTCGCAGATCACCGATCTGCTCAAGAAGACTGAGCAGTCGCAGCGCGTGCTTGATGAAGCCTCAGAAGGACTGACCTTTGACGTGATCTCATCGGAGGACAATCCAGACGAGAACATCTCAATTGAAAAACTGACCTCAGAAGAGGACATCAGCCCGATCATCCGCCTGGTCGACACGACCATCTTCACCGCGCTCGAGCGCCGTGCCTCTGACATTCACATTGAGACCTATGACGACTCGGTGGTGATCAAGTACCGCATTGACGGCGTGCTGCAGGCGGCCATGGCACCTATTGCGCGCGAGCACCACCAGACCATTCTGTCGCGCATCAAGGTCATGAGCGAGCTCGACATTGCCGAGCGGCGTGTGCCGCAGGACGGGCGCTTTCGCGTGCGCTACAAGACGCGCCTGATCGACTTCCGCGTCTCCATTATGCCGACCGTGCATGGCGAAAACGCCGTGCTGCGCGTGCTCGACAAAGAGTCGATGAGCGAGAAGTTCCGCCAGCTCACGCTCGACGTAGTGGGCTTTCATGAGGACGATCTGCGGCGCTTCCGGCGCTACATTCGCGAGCCCTACGGCATGGTGCTCGTGACGGGCCCCACCGGCTCGGGCAAAACCACTACCCTCTATGCCGCTCTCAACGAGATCAAGAGCGACGAAGACAAGATCATCACCATTGAAGACCCGGTCGAGTACCAGATTCGCGGCATCACGCAGATTCCGGTCAACGAGAAAAAGGGCCTCACCTTTGCGCGCGGACTTCGCTCCATTCTGCGCCATGACCCGGACAAGATTCTCGTCGGTGAAATTCGCGACCAGGAGACGGCGCAGATCGCCATCAACTCCGCGCTGACCGGCCACCTGGTGTTCACCACCGTGCACGCCAACAACGTGGTAGACGTGCTGGGCCGCTTTCTGAACATGGGCGTGGAAGCCTACAACTTTGTCTCGGCGCTCAACTGCATTCTTGCGCAGCGGCTGGTGCGCACCATCTGCGACTTCTGCGCGCATGAGGTGTATTACGACGACGAGACGCTGATCACCGGCGGCCTCAACCCCGACGAGTGGCGCGGCTTTGCCTTCCGCGAAGGCGCCGGGTGCATCGAGTGCGGCGGTACTGGATATCGCGGCAGAACCGCGATTCACGAGCTGCTCGATCTCACTGACCCGATCCGCGAAATCATTCTTGAAAAGAAGCCCAGCTCTGAAGTGCGGCGTCTGGCGCAGCAGGAAGGCATGCAGTTCCTGCGCGAGAGCGCGATTGACCGCGTGCGCAGGGGTTTCACCACGTTAAAGGAAATCAACAAAGTTACGTTTATCGAGGCGGCTCGCTAG
- a CDS encoding type II secretion system F family protein, whose product MAEFVIKMADERGRVQEQVQSAASAEELRQRFSQAGYYVYSVKPRGLTGTARKIKLEPFLIFNQQFVTLIKAGLPILSSVEMLAQSQKNPHFAAQLQNVAARVRTGESISSAFDAQGGFPPIYTTTLLAGERSGNLEEVLTRYLAFQRISLTFRKKLQASLIYPSMLIVLVFGLFIFLISFVVPRFAMLYDQMGSKLPGITLALLAFGKGTQHYILYILPGVALLVYLLLRWSRTDGGADTIDGIRIRLPIFGMIWLKYQVALFSRTLSTLLMGGLPLVPSLETAARSISSKRIAKAVFNSVSSVREGKGLANSFKNTRVFPALSTEMIEVGESTGALPQMLNSVAEFFEEDVQTALTAALSLIEPAILIVMGIVVVVILIALYLPIFSLGSTSALGS is encoded by the coding sequence ATGGCCGAATTTGTCATCAAGATGGCCGATGAGCGCGGACGCGTGCAGGAACAGGTGCAATCCGCAGCCTCGGCAGAGGAGTTGCGCCAGCGCTTCTCGCAAGCGGGCTACTACGTGTACTCGGTGAAGCCGCGCGGGCTGACCGGCACGGCTCGCAAGATCAAGCTGGAACCGTTTCTAATCTTCAATCAACAGTTTGTCACCCTCATCAAGGCCGGATTGCCGATTCTCAGCTCGGTCGAAATGCTGGCCCAGAGCCAGAAGAATCCTCACTTCGCTGCACAACTGCAAAATGTGGCCGCGCGTGTGCGCACAGGCGAGTCCATATCGAGTGCCTTCGACGCGCAGGGTGGATTTCCGCCGATCTACACGACCACGCTTCTGGCAGGCGAGCGAAGCGGCAACCTCGAAGAGGTGCTGACACGCTATCTGGCCTTTCAGCGCATTTCGCTAACCTTTCGCAAAAAGCTGCAGGCATCGCTGATTTACCCATCGATGCTCATCGTGCTGGTCTTTGGCCTTTTTATCTTTCTCATCTCGTTTGTGGTACCGCGCTTTGCGATGCTTTATGACCAGATGGGCTCAAAGCTGCCGGGCATCACGCTGGCACTACTGGCCTTCGGCAAGGGAACGCAGCACTACATTCTCTACATTCTGCCGGGCGTGGCGCTGCTGGTCTATCTGCTGCTGCGCTGGAGCCGCACCGACGGCGGCGCTGACACCATTGACGGCATCCGCATCCGCCTGCCGATCTTTGGCATGATCTGGTTGAAATACCAGGTGGCGCTGTTTTCGCGCACGCTCTCGACGCTGCTGATGGGCGGCCTGCCGCTGGTGCCGTCGCTCGAAACAGCAGCGCGCTCCATCTCCAGCAAGCGGATTGCGAAGGCGGTCTTCAACTCCGTCAGCAGTGTGCGCGAGGGCAAGGGACTGGCCAACAGCTTCAAGAACACGCGCGTCTTTCCTGCACTCTCCACTGAGATGATCGAGGTGGGCGAATCCACCGGCGCCCTGCCACAAATGCTGAACTCGGTCGCCGAGTTTTTTGAAGAAGATGTGCAGACGGCCCTGACCGCCGCTCTATCGTTGATTGAACCGGCCATTCTGATCGTGATGGGCATCGTGGTGGTCGTGATTCTCATCGCCCTTTACCTGCCGATCTTTTCGCTGGGCAGCACCAGCGCGCTCGGCAGCTAA
- a CDS encoding WD40/YVTN/BNR-like repeat-containing protein encodes MLVVRIAVLCLISLLLPLTGCAQSVWTLEASGSAASLRGIHAVNSKVAWASGSGGTILRTLDGGRHWTTCATPPGAAKLDFRAIWAWSARDAIVMSSGPGALSQIFKTNDGGNHWKQMAANANPQGFWDAMVFESRRKGFLLGDPVNGRFVLLATTDGGRTWKRTTKRSTAPGLDVHDNAGGAFAASNTSLMAGSHEPMLFGGGGAWVYRQTSSYKTGQRSWASVQAPLAHAGQAAGVFSLGAHAGTIVAVGGDYTRPADSAGTAAWSRDGGRHWTAAQHPPHGYRSAVAWDTAAHAWITVGTNGTDISFDGGQNWQPLGNGSWNALSLPFAVGPKGRIGKLNSAAPPRTAEH; translated from the coding sequence ATGCTCGTGGTGCGCATCGCTGTCCTCTGCCTGATCTCTCTTCTGCTTCCTCTAACTGGTTGCGCGCAATCGGTCTGGACGCTCGAAGCCAGTGGCTCGGCGGCCAGCCTGCGCGGCATTCATGCGGTGAACAGCAAAGTCGCCTGGGCCAGCGGCTCGGGCGGGACCATTTTGCGCACCCTCGACGGCGGCCGGCATTGGACGACGTGCGCGACTCCGCCCGGCGCAGCGAAGCTCGACTTTCGCGCCATCTGGGCATGGAGCGCCCGGGACGCCATCGTCATGTCGAGCGGGCCGGGCGCGCTCTCGCAAATCTTCAAGACCAACGACGGCGGCAACCACTGGAAGCAGATGGCCGCAAACGCCAACCCGCAGGGCTTCTGGGATGCAATGGTCTTTGAGAGCCGCCGCAAGGGGTTTCTGCTCGGCGATCCGGTGAATGGACGCTTCGTGCTGCTGGCCACCACCGATGGCGGCCGCACCTGGAAGCGCACAACGAAGCGCTCAACAGCGCCCGGACTGGATGTTCACGACAACGCAGGCGGGGCCTTTGCCGCCAGCAATACCTCGCTCATGGCCGGGTCACACGAGCCGATGCTCTTCGGGGGTGGCGGAGCCTGGGTCTACCGCCAGACATCCTCCTACAAAACCGGGCAACGCTCATGGGCGTCGGTACAGGCTCCGCTGGCTCACGCGGGGCAAGCCGCAGGCGTCTTTTCGCTGGGCGCTCATGCGGGCACCATCGTAGCCGTGGGCGGGGACTACACCCGGCCCGCTGACTCCGCCGGCACCGCTGCCTGGTCGCGCGATGGCGGCCGCCACTGGACGGCCGCGCAGCATCCCCCGCACGGCTACCGCTCAGCCGTGGCCTGGGACACAGCCGCGCACGCCTGGATCACCGTGGGCACCAACGGAACAGACATCAGCTTCGATGGCGGCCAAAACTGGCAGCCGCTTGGCAACGGAAGCTGGAACGCCCTGAGCCTGCCCTTTGCCGTGGGCCCCAAAGGACGCATTGGAAAGCTGAATTCCGCGGCGCCGCCTCGCACGGCGGAGCATTGA
- a CDS encoding LolA family protein, with protein MSIRLRGPLARILCFAAIASLTALPLHASGTMPGVKELAARVDQHYNRLHSLEVAFVQSYTGMGLHKREAGALLLKKPGRMRWTYTQPDGKLYVLDGKFGYFYTPGQTEAQKVPAKKLDDLQSPLRYLLGHTELMREMPNLHIAGEENGVYTLQGVPRGMQKSIAGVTLKVTADGYIHQIRVAQTDGIVNELDFSGETDNVPAPSSAFVFHPPAGVYVVNSLTPME; from the coding sequence ATGAGCATCAGGCTGCGCGGGCCGCTGGCCCGCATCCTCTGCTTTGCCGCCATCGCTTCCCTGACGGCGCTGCCCTTGCACGCCAGCGGGACGATGCCCGGCGTGAAGGAGTTGGCCGCGCGCGTAGACCAGCACTACAACCGGCTGCACTCGCTCGAAGTGGCCTTTGTTCAGAGCTACACCGGCATGGGCCTGCACAAGCGCGAGGCAGGAGCACTGCTGCTCAAGAAGCCCGGGCGCATGCGCTGGACCTACACCCAGCCGGACGGAAAGCTGTACGTGCTCGACGGCAAGTTCGGCTACTTCTACACCCCAGGGCAGACCGAGGCGCAGAAGGTTCCAGCCAAAAAGCTCGACGACCTGCAGTCGCCCCTGCGCTATCTGCTGGGGCATACCGAGCTGATGAGAGAGATGCCGAATCTGCACATCGCCGGCGAAGAAAACGGCGTTTACACGCTGCAGGGCGTACCGCGCGGCATGCAGAAGAGCATTGCGGGCGTAACGCTCAAGGTGACGGCCGACGGCTACATCCACCAGATTCGCGTGGCCCAAACTGATGGCATCGTGAATGAGCTGGACTTCTCCGGCGAAACCGACAACGTGCCCGCGCCCAGCTCGGCCTTTGTCTTTCATCCACCGGCCGGGGTGTATGTGGTGAACAGCCTGACGCCCATGGAGTGA
- a CDS encoding type IV pilin protein, protein MKLMPHRPEVRRPFSPEGGFTLMELLIVISIMLILMLIAIPNMLNIRAQANETSALQSLHAVQEAETQYEANYPQDGYACSLAALGGEGKSGPPSAQAAQLLPNDLASGQKSGYTFNIVNCTKTTVNDHDMITSYEVTAVPQAVGKTGHRGFCLDMSGEIKSDPSGGTNCTVPLQ, encoded by the coding sequence ATGAAGCTGATGCCCCATCGCCCGGAAGTTCGACGCCCCTTCTCACCGGAAGGCGGTTTTACGCTCATGGAGCTGCTGATCGTCATCTCGATCATGCTGATCCTGATGCTGATCGCCATCCCGAACATGCTGAATATCCGGGCGCAGGCCAATGAGACCTCAGCTCTGCAGTCCCTGCACGCCGTGCAGGAAGCGGAAACACAGTATGAGGCGAACTATCCTCAGGATGGTTATGCCTGTTCTCTTGCAGCCCTCGGGGGCGAAGGCAAGTCGGGGCCGCCGAGCGCACAAGCCGCGCAACTGCTGCCCAATGACCTCGCCTCGGGCCAGAAGTCTGGGTACACGTTCAACATCGTCAACTGCACCAAGACGACCGTAAACGACCACGACATGATCACCAGCTATGAGGTCACCGCCGTGCCTCAGGCCGTCGGCAAGACGGGTCATCGCGGCTTCTGCCTCGACATGAGCGGCGAAATCAAGTCTGACCCCTCGGGCGGCACCAACTGCACGGTCCCGCTTCAGTAA